One genomic region from Melioribacteraceae bacterium encodes:
- a CDS encoding dihydrodipicolinate synthase family protein, with product MTNKKYHGVIAPLITPIEKSGKIDDSSAENLFRLVMKYNNFPFILGTTGEIALNPVSNREHLAKLAVKIVNDKTLLYAGITDNCVETTVNTAKKYSDFGVHIFVVHLPYFFPLTPDLMLKYFEYVADNSPRPIIIYNIKSITNMSIPVDVVEKLSYHPNIVALKDSERDYERVEKLARLFKEREDFSLFIGWTNKSSQALLLGFDGIIPNTSNVTPGLFQSLYEAAINGDEKSAMEFQERAETLSVLVQNNKPMTRTIPEIKAILNHMNICKPYVQMPLVPLTEEENKILINEYAKLSL from the coding sequence ATGACAAATAAAAAATATCATGGTGTAATAGCTCCATTAATAACTCCGATCGAAAAATCAGGAAAGATTGATGATAGTTCAGCAGAAAATTTGTTCAGATTAGTTATGAAGTATAATAATTTCCCTTTTATTCTTGGAACTACAGGAGAGATTGCTTTAAATCCTGTATCCAACAGAGAACATCTTGCTAAATTAGCTGTAAAAATTGTTAATGATAAAACATTGCTTTATGCTGGCATAACAGATAATTGTGTTGAAACAACAGTCAACACTGCAAAAAAATATTCGGATTTCGGAGTTCATATATTTGTTGTACATCTCCCCTATTTTTTCCCTCTAACACCCGACTTGATGCTCAAGTATTTCGAATACGTTGCGGATAATTCACCAAGACCTATCATTATTTATAACATTAAATCGATAACTAATATGTCGATACCTGTTGATGTTGTCGAAAAGCTAAGTTATCATCCAAACATTGTTGCATTAAAGGATTCCGAGAGGGATTATGAAAGAGTTGAAAAATTAGCTCGGTTATTTAAGGAAAGAGAAGACTTCTCTTTATTCATCGGCTGGACAAATAAATCAAGTCAGGCGCTACTTTTAGGATTTGACGGTATTATTCCTAATACTTCCAATGTAACTCCCGGATTATTTCAATCACTTTACGAAGCAGCGATTAATGGAGATGAAAAATCCGCAATGGAATTCCAGGAAAGAGCAGAAACCTTGTCGGTGCTTGTTCAGAACAATAAACCGATGACAAGAACTATTCCTGAAATTAAAGCAATATTAAATCATATGAATATATGTAAACCTTATGTTCAAATGCCTCTGGTTCCATTAACTGAAGAAGAAAATAAAATTTTAATAAATGAATATGCAAAACTGAGTTTATAA
- a CDS encoding alkaline phosphatase D family protein — protein sequence MKKFLFVVMPIICSIIFIGCEKKSMYQGQEMGEFAPPDAYLEGSKHAFYGSENAWDRRFFTTQLKDEYKRRGQRQMIDLMEGRPSDTEKYCRELISEDPNDLESYFNLSAALAILNKIDEAMDTLKIALKKGLPFDRFLAGPRDVLEPLISSEQFKTLASRYKTNILHGPMLGKVTDKSSSFWVRTINEINVSVRISKNKNLKPFVESSSVMSKKADDYTAIVTAKDLSPDTEYYYQMLVDGKVEPGSQIYSFKTYPEQGKGAKFQIVFGGCAGYAYFNERIWDSIKVHNPLAFLWMGDNVYINMPTYPNAVHYYTYYRRQSRPEFKRLVSSTSNYAIWDDHDAATDDVWLGPYRDKPGWKIPLLENFKQNWINPFYGTDEWPGTYFNFTIADVEFFMLDVRFYRTNPFEENPSMLGPNQKAWLLDVLKKSTAKFKVLASGVPWAFDAKADSRDTWNGFKQERKEIFDFIAQNNINGVLLLSGDRHRTDIRKIDRDNGYTMYDWESCRLTNTHVAPLEHGAIFEYNEKQTFGIIKFDTTLPDPTVTFEPMSIDNEKLYEHKLKLSQLSGKGL from the coding sequence ATGAAAAAGTTTTTATTTGTTGTAATGCCTATAATTTGTTCGATAATATTTATTGGTTGCGAAAAAAAATCAATGTATCAGGGTCAGGAGATGGGAGAGTTCGCTCCTCCAGATGCGTACCTTGAAGGCAGCAAACATGCTTTCTACGGAAGTGAAAATGCCTGGGATAGAAGATTTTTTACAACTCAGCTAAAAGATGAGTATAAACGCCGCGGACAGAGACAGATGATCGACCTTATGGAAGGGAGACCATCCGATACCGAAAAATATTGCCGCGAACTTATCAGTGAGGATCCGAACGATCTCGAGTCCTACTTTAATCTTTCGGCAGCCTTAGCAATACTCAATAAAATCGACGAGGCAATGGATACCTTAAAGATAGCACTCAAAAAAGGTTTACCTTTCGATCGTTTTCTTGCTGGCCCGCGTGATGTATTGGAACCATTAATCTCATCAGAACAATTTAAAACTCTTGCCTCCAGGTATAAAACCAATATTCTGCACGGACCTATGCTCGGTAAAGTGACAGATAAAAGTTCGAGCTTCTGGGTCCGCACTATTAATGAAATTAATGTAAGTGTTAGGATAAGTAAGAATAAAAATTTGAAACCTTTTGTTGAATCTTCATCTGTAATGAGTAAAAAAGCAGATGATTACACCGCAATAGTAACTGCTAAAGATTTGTCTCCTGATACTGAATATTACTACCAGATGCTTGTTGATGGTAAAGTTGAGCCGGGTTCGCAGATTTACTCTTTTAAAACTTATCCTGAACAAGGCAAAGGAGCTAAATTCCAGATAGTATTCGGCGGATGTGCAGGTTATGCCTACTTCAACGAACGGATCTGGGATTCAATTAAAGTGCATAATCCCTTAGCTTTCTTATGGATGGGCGATAATGTCTACATCAACATGCCCACTTATCCAAATGCAGTTCACTACTATACGTACTATAGAAGGCAGTCAAGACCTGAATTTAAAAGACTTGTCTCTTCCACATCTAATTATGCTATCTGGGACGATCATGATGCAGCAACAGATGATGTCTGGCTGGGACCTTACAGGGATAAACCGGGCTGGAAAATACCCCTTCTCGAAAATTTCAAACAGAACTGGATCAATCCTTTCTACGGAACTGATGAATGGCCCGGTACATATTTCAATTTTACTATTGCCGATGTTGAATTCTTTATGCTCGATGTCCGTTTCTACCGTACTAATCCGTTCGAAGAAAATCCTTCGATGCTTGGACCAAATCAGAAAGCCTGGCTTCTTGATGTGTTAAAAAAGTCGACCGCAAAATTTAAAGTGCTTGCTTCCGGTGTACCATGGGCTTTCGATGCAAAAGCCGACTCGCGAGATACATGGAATGGATTCAAACAAGAACGAAAGGAGATTTTTGATTTCATCGCTCAGAATAATATTAATGGCGTTCTTCTCCTTTCCGGCGACAGGCACCGCACCGATATAAGAAAGATCGATCGCGATAACGGTTATACAATGTATGATTGGGAAAGCTGCAGGCTGACAAATACTCATGTAGCTCCTCTTGAGCACGGAGCGATATTCGAATACAACGAAAAACAGACTTTCGGAATTATCAAGTTCGATACTACTCTGCCCGATCCCACAGTAACTTTTGAACCTATGAGTATCGATAATGAAAAACTTTATGAGCATAAATTAAAACTGAGTCAGCTTTCCGGAAAAGGTTTATGA
- a CDS encoding VCBS repeat-containing protein yields the protein MIKLFLNIKILILFSALSVSAQSVWKESSFNDFKDGRFLDAGSNAYVSAKGRIQMITRWDFNNDGHLDLYIPGGHGSNEKENIYVYLNNGLDIDGRSRIELPGGGSRDGLILDFNKDGLNDLAVVNYADSHYPKVPAWIYYGTKKGFTPSQRVELPAAFGTSLAAGDFNNDSWIDLAVGCQFFEGDDENSPKKSFIYWNSPEGFSPDRNLEISFNNLGAKSLAGCDLDNDGITDLIFMTGEKTYLLLSSKKAFDNPLNSVLLDIRGLSASSGDINNDNLIDLAFCTAKGIIIFYGNKNFNYNPADSFLLSADNPSDVVIKDVNNDGLDDIIVSRSTNSGGASWTDSYVIYSDGNNFSSNKRTALPTMGAAGVSCGDLNNDGFPEIVFSNQRILNQMNLASYVYWNDKGSFRFENHTQLATQGPHGNTIGDVNNDGLPDVVFFNYEGYFLDGPILSHIYWGDGSRNYSEQNRTEFHTHQIFGFGHADLDDDGFVDLVIARQKFYNSIDHEQSGILIEWNNKGSFNTPTQLTMERGYGGVRLADINRDGYLDILGSGICVDLGNPDKNGFPIFWGSSLGYSIKNRTVLHALGQRMRGPLLMDLNKDNWLDIVGQVEDGKIRFWWGDQNGFSNERYQDLALGRKDHLMYIKGADINNDGWLDLFLPNRGAPDGRLSSSLILYGSENGFDINNKDEIATYVPYQNTFADINKDGWLDLFVTSYGGEVRGNRPSLLYYGSKNGYKTKPVEIESYGSSGSEILDFDGDGWLDILITNHRKSGSYSEAQPHRHICPTLLYWGGPNGFSGENRKEFIAVGPSGLNLRDAGNSYDRKLYEDYCSSVYRIPDYQIPSVLKWEADTPYGSSVQFQIRTSEDESLIENSEWIGPEGNNSWFTENGSAIKYLSGKYIQYRARLISPNGAATPYLNAVEIYFSKK from the coding sequence ATGATAAAACTTTTTCTAAATATTAAAATTCTGATTCTCTTTTCTGCTCTTTCTGTTTCTGCACAGTCGGTTTGGAAAGAATCCTCATTCAATGATTTTAAGGACGGACGCTTCCTCGATGCAGGCAGTAATGCTTATGTTTCTGCTAAAGGCCGGATTCAGATGATTACACGTTGGGACTTTAATAATGACGGTCATCTTGACCTATACATTCCGGGTGGTCATGGTTCCAATGAAAAAGAAAATATTTACGTCTATTTAAATAATGGTCTTGATATTGATGGCAGATCGAGGATCGAACTTCCGGGCGGAGGTTCACGGGACGGATTAATACTCGATTTTAATAAAGACGGCTTAAATGACCTTGCTGTTGTAAACTATGCGGACAGCCATTATCCAAAAGTACCCGCATGGATTTATTATGGTACTAAAAAAGGTTTTACCCCCTCCCAAAGAGTCGAATTACCGGCAGCATTCGGTACCTCCCTCGCTGCCGGTGATTTTAATAACGACTCCTGGATAGATCTCGCCGTCGGTTGTCAATTCTTCGAAGGCGATGATGAGAACTCACCTAAGAAATCTTTTATCTATTGGAATTCTCCGGAAGGATTCTCGCCAGACAGGAATCTCGAAATTTCTTTTAATAACCTTGGCGCAAAATCTCTGGCAGGCTGTGATCTGGATAATGACGGAATTACTGATCTGATATTTATGACGGGAGAAAAAACATATCTTCTTTTGTCTTCAAAAAAAGCTTTTGATAATCCTCTTAATTCCGTTTTATTAGATATCAGGGGACTCTCTGCATCATCAGGTGATATTAATAATGATAATTTGATTGACCTGGCCTTCTGCACAGCAAAAGGAATTATCATCTTTTACGGCAATAAAAATTTTAATTATAATCCGGCCGATTCATTTCTCCTTAGCGCAGATAATCCATCGGATGTTGTTATAAAAGATGTTAATAATGATGGTCTTGATGATATTATAGTTTCAAGAAGTACAAATTCGGGCGGCGCTTCGTGGACCGATTCTTATGTTATTTATTCGGATGGAAATAATTTCTCGTCAAATAAAAGAACTGCATTACCAACAATGGGCGCTGCAGGTGTAAGTTGCGGCGATCTTAACAACGACGGATTTCCTGAAATTGTTTTCAGCAACCAGAGAATCCTGAACCAAATGAATCTTGCTTCCTATGTCTATTGGAATGATAAGGGTTCTTTCCGTTTTGAGAACCATACACAGCTGGCAACACAGGGTCCGCACGGTAATACAATCGGTGATGTGAATAACGACGGTTTGCCCGATGTCGTCTTCTTCAATTATGAAGGCTATTTTCTGGATGGCCCAATTCTATCTCATATCTACTGGGGGGATGGATCAAGAAATTATTCCGAACAGAACAGAACCGAGTTTCATACTCATCAGATATTCGGATTTGGACACGCGGACCTCGACGACGATGGCTTTGTAGATCTTGTTATTGCGCGTCAGAAATTTTATAACTCGATCGATCATGAACAGAGCGGTATTTTGATTGAATGGAACAATAAAGGTTCCTTCAATACTCCAACGCAATTAACCATGGAACGCGGATACGGCGGCGTAAGATTAGCCGATATCAACCGGGACGGCTATCTCGATATTCTCGGAAGCGGTATTTGTGTCGATCTTGGAAATCCGGATAAGAATGGTTTCCCGATTTTCTGGGGTTCAAGTCTCGGGTATAGTATTAAAAACAGAACTGTCTTACATGCGCTCGGACAGAGAATGCGCGGACCTTTGTTGATGGATCTGAACAAGGATAACTGGCTCGATATAGTTGGACAGGTTGAAGACGGCAAAATCAGATTCTGGTGGGGTGATCAAAACGGATTTTCAAATGAAAGATATCAGGACCTGGCCCTCGGACGTAAAGATCATTTAATGTATATCAAAGGAGCCGATATTAATAACGACGGCTGGCTCGATCTGTTTCTTCCAAACCGCGGCGCTCCCGACGGAAGATTAAGTTCATCATTAATACTTTATGGTTCAGAAAACGGTTTTGATATAAATAACAAAGATGAAATCGCAACTTATGTACCGTATCAAAATACTTTTGCCGATATAAACAAAGACGGCTGGCTCGATCTTTTTGTCACAAGTTATGGAGGCGAAGTAAGAGGCAACCGTCCTTCGCTTCTCTATTACGGAAGTAAAAATGGATACAAAACTAAACCGGTTGAAATAGAATCTTATGGTTCTTCCGGATCGGAAATTCTCGATTTTGACGGCGATGGCTGGCTCGATATTCTTATTACAAATCACCGCAAATCCGGATCTTATTCTGAAGCTCAACCTCACCGGCATATCTGTCCAACTCTTCTCTATTGGGGCGGTCCGAACGGATTTTCCGGAGAGAACAGGAAAGAGTTTATTGCTGTCGGTCCCAGCGGTTTGAACCTTCGCGATGCCGGTAATAGTTATGATAGAAAACTTTACGAAGATTACTGTTCTTCGGTTTACAGAATCCCGGATTACCAGATTCCTTCGGTATTAAAATGGGAAGCCGATACTCCTTATGGCTCAAGTGTCCAATTTCAAATAAGAACATCTGAGGACGAATCTTTAATCGAAAATTCTGAATGGATTGGACCGGAAGGAAATAATTCCTGGTTTACAGAAAATGGAAGCGCAATTAAATATTTATCCGGAAAATATATTCAATACAGAGCAAGATTAATTTCTCCAAATGGTGCGGCCACACCATATCTGAATGCAGTCGAAATCTATTTCTCTAAAAAATAG
- a CDS encoding VCBS repeat-containing protein: MKKLIVILISFITGTVLGQSLWKENSFKDFADGKFTDAGSNAYVSAKGRIQIISRWDFNNDGYLDIFLPTGHAHTEKENTYIYLNNGSGIDSRSRIQLPAAGSRDGLIADFNKDGFNDLAVVNFNDSHARRIPAWIYFGSQNGFSANNRIELPAADGTSIAAGDFNGDSWLDLAIGCQFWDEKDSESAPRKSFIYFNSSDGFKKENSLALSFNGTGAVALESDDIDKDGIDDLVFMTKENLIILLSSKDSFADISKSLKLNITGTALSTGDFNGDDQIDIAVCSQEGVTILKNSGDAVFNLSESILLKVNNPSDVSFADFDNDGFDDLFVANLTSVGGGSWTDSYLFYSDGKGFSSRKPALLPTLGASGVSCGDLNNDEFPEIVVSNRFVTNQKNLLSYVFWNDKGKFFFENHTQLPTQGTYANTIGDANNDGLQDVIFFNDYGWFSDGPSISNLYWGDGTRNFSESRTTKFNTHEIFGFGNADLDDDGNVEIIMASQAFKYAFIENVAHDQASFIIKWNINGKFEEETFLTTTFGYGGVRIADINRDGYLDILGSGSAQDLTNPGKYGLPIYWGSQRGFSFNNRTVILLSTPKIRGPLLKDFNKDGWLDIAGQIEFGKVRFWWGDESGFSNLRISDLDLGRKDELMYLKAADFNKDGWLDLFCPKRGAPEGDLGSSFLYYGSAEGFSNRSRIEIPTYVAYQNCFADLNKDGWLDMFITSYGGEVSGNRPSLVYYGSKDGFVSEADKIETLGPSGVELLDYDGDGWLDALVANHRKSGSYFEPEPHNHSCDSFLYWGSPDGFSKKNRIELPAQGPFGLNLRDPGNSYDRGFYEDYFSSIYQVNSNEIPAAINWKAETPFGTEIHLQIRTSDMKEDIEKAEWIGPNGKNSWFKKSGSKIKNVYGNFIQYRARLITPDCAASPYLTEVEISFSKK, from the coding sequence ATGAAGAAACTTATCGTAATATTGATCTCTTTTATAACTGGAACGGTTCTAGGGCAATCGCTTTGGAAGGAGAACAGTTTTAAAGATTTTGCTGATGGTAAATTTACTGATGCCGGCAGTAATGCTTACGTTTCTGCTAAAGGCCGAATTCAGATTATTTCCCGTTGGGATTTTAATAACGATGGTTACCTAGATATCTTCCTTCCCACAGGTCACGCTCATACAGAAAAAGAAAACACTTATATCTATCTAAATAACGGAAGCGGAATCGACTCCCGTTCAAGAATTCAATTACCTGCCGCCGGTTCACGCGATGGATTAATTGCTGATTTTAATAAAGACGGATTCAATGACCTCGCTGTTGTGAATTTTAATGATAGCCATGCCCGAAGAATTCCGGCGTGGATTTATTTCGGTTCGCAAAACGGTTTTTCCGCTAATAACCGGATTGAATTACCTGCTGCAGACGGTACTTCAATTGCAGCAGGAGACTTTAACGGTGATTCCTGGCTGGATCTGGCGATAGGTTGCCAATTCTGGGATGAAAAAGACAGTGAATCTGCACCCCGTAAAAGCTTTATCTACTTCAATTCTTCTGATGGTTTTAAAAAGGAAAATTCTCTCGCGCTTTCTTTTAATGGTACCGGTGCTGTTGCGCTTGAGTCTGACGATATTGATAAAGACGGAATTGATGATCTCGTATTTATGACAAAAGAAAATCTCATTATTCTCCTTTCATCAAAAGACTCATTTGCGGATATATCAAAATCTCTTAAACTGAATATAACCGGAACGGCTCTCTCAACGGGCGATTTTAATGGCGATGATCAGATTGATATTGCCGTTTGCAGTCAGGAGGGAGTAACAATACTAAAGAATTCCGGTGATGCGGTTTTTAATCTATCAGAATCAATTCTTCTAAAAGTTAACAATCCGAGCGATGTTTCATTTGCTGATTTTGATAATGATGGATTCGATGATCTGTTTGTTGCCAATTTAACTTCAGTCGGCGGCGGAAGCTGGACAGATTCCTATCTCTTCTATTCGGATGGAAAAGGCTTTTCATCACGTAAGCCGGCGCTTCTTCCAACGCTTGGAGCCAGCGGTGTAAGCTGCGGCGACCTTAACAACGATGAATTTCCGGAAATTGTTGTAAGCAACAGATTTGTTACCAACCAGAAAAATCTTCTCTCATATGTATTCTGGAATGATAAAGGGAAATTCTTTTTTGAAAATCACACGCAGCTTCCTACTCAGGGTACTTACGCTAACACAATTGGCGATGCAAATAATGATGGTTTGCAGGATGTGATTTTCTTTAATGATTACGGATGGTTCTCTGACGGACCATCAATTTCAAATTTGTACTGGGGAGACGGTACGAGAAATTTTTCGGAATCGAGAACAACAAAATTCAATACTCACGAAATTTTCGGATTTGGGAATGCCGACCTTGACGATGACGGTAATGTTGAAATAATTATGGCTTCGCAGGCATTCAAATATGCTTTCATCGAAAATGTTGCTCACGATCAGGCATCTTTTATTATTAAGTGGAACATTAACGGAAAGTTCGAAGAAGAAACTTTTCTTACCACAACATTCGGGTACGGCGGTGTCAGGATAGCGGATATCAACCGCGACGGTTACCTCGATATACTTGGAAGCGGTAGCGCTCAGGATCTTACTAACCCGGGAAAGTACGGGCTCCCGATTTACTGGGGTTCACAAAGAGGATTTAGTTTCAATAATAGAACAGTCATTCTATTATCGACTCCCAAAATACGCGGTCCGCTGCTGAAAGACTTCAACAAAGACGGATGGCTCGATATTGCAGGTCAAATTGAATTCGGCAAAGTCAGATTCTGGTGGGGAGATGAAAGTGGCTTCTCAAATTTAAGGATCTCAGACTTGGATCTTGGAAGAAAAGATGAGTTAATGTATTTAAAAGCTGCCGATTTCAATAAGGATGGCTGGCTCGATCTCTTCTGTCCGAAACGCGGAGCTCCTGAGGGAGACCTCGGAAGTTCTTTTCTTTATTACGGTTCTGCTGAAGGATTTTCCAACAGAAGCCGGATTGAAATTCCAACTTATGTCGCTTACCAGAATTGTTTTGCGGATCTAAACAAAGACGGCTGGCTCGATATGTTTATCACAAGTTATGGCGGCGAAGTTAGCGGAAACCGTCCCTCTCTGGTTTATTACGGCAGTAAGGATGGCTTTGTCAGTGAAGCTGATAAAATTGAAACGCTGGGTCCTTCCGGTGTTGAACTACTTGATTATGACGGGGATGGCTGGCTCGATGCGCTTGTTGCTAATCACCGCAAATCCGGCTCCTACTTTGAACCGGAACCCCATAATCATTCCTGCGATTCGTTTTTATACTGGGGAAGTCCAGACGGATTTTCAAAAAAAAACCGGATTGAACTTCCGGCTCAAGGGCCATTCGGTTTAAACTTGCGCGATCCGGGTAACAGCTACGACCGGGGATTTTATGAGGACTATTTTTCTTCTATATATCAGGTGAATAGCAATGAAATTCCAGCGGCAATTAATTGGAAAGCCGAGACTCCCTTTGGAACTGAAATTCATCTTCAAATCCGCACATCAGATATGAAGGAGGATATTGAAAAGGCTGAATGGATTGGTCCAAACGGAAAAAATTCATGGTTCAAAAAATCCGGAAGTAAAATAAAAAATGTTTATGGAAATTTTATTCAGTACCGCGCTCGTTTGATAACGCCTGACTGTGCGGCATCGCCTTATTTAACTGAAGTAGAAATTTCTTTCTCAAAAAAATAG
- a CDS encoding TonB-dependent receptor, whose translation MKEKLIVSLSKLFLIIFIISSMGLYAQNGNITGRVTDSQSGEFLPSANVLLQGTRIGSATDLQGGYRISNVPAGSYKLQVKYIGYADFVTDVNVVAGRTVEVMVKLTPSYVDLEDIVVEGLRQGQVKALAVQREAENIKNVVSREQMESFPDANVAEVVARIPGVYIGRSLGDGRYALIRGTEPRLNSVTVNGEVLASTRNQERFSQLDIVGSNQMSFIEVNKAITPEMDANAVGGSVNIITKSAFDYPGMNLKVLAGSGYTDLGGKPSYHGNFTFSTRFGEDKNLGISLTANYDSRERGTDNMEYTWDQKQDANKNNIPFALAELNYMDYINKKDRYGLGGGLEYRFSDFHRIYANILWNQFDDWQERGRVRLRVDSGNYLNPEGTLTQNSRIAAETRARLEQLFQHQYSFGGEHKLGDLDINYHVAHTYGEENHFGDIITSYDFYQRVNLSLDLKEKDYPKYTITNTNIPADARLDASKYNLNAFDYRDMLSTTKYTVGRINFELPYNFFEYPAKVKAGFKYTTTFKDRNDDRYSYSYLLTPALTMANFLSDRQRTDFMEGNYIFGPQSDYKKIEDFLLPGRKDATKFRETLNWYDSEGATYESNEDILAYFLMTDINFGKLSVLGGLRHEFTSLDYKGAMLVFDASGNFSSLTPTTSQRDYNNFFPMIHLRYDLFEMTKLRASFTKSIARPNFFDLAPTFFLEPRNKRYRSGNPDLSPTLATNLDFMVEHYFSGIGLASASLFYKSLKGIIYESRKVTTTGAYIGYEERMPVNGGDAELYGFEFSWQQELTFLPGFLSGFGIYFNYTHTWAEADLQGRLGFLPGQAGDVGNIALNYEKDNFKARIAYAFQAKFLEAVGKNTLFDVFVDGHGQLDFSASYNFWQNLEVFAEINNITNEPARKYLGIESRPYLLEFYSWWSRAGIKWSL comes from the coding sequence ATGAAAGAAAAACTAATAGTATCTTTATCAAAATTATTCCTCATTATTTTTATTATCAGCTCGATGGGGCTGTATGCCCAGAACGGTAATATCACAGGACGTGTTACTGATTCTCAATCCGGTGAATTCTTACCTTCGGCTAACGTTTTATTACAGGGGACAAGAATTGGATCGGCTACTGATTTACAGGGTGGATACAGGATATCTAATGTTCCAGCGGGCAGTTATAAGTTGCAGGTCAAGTATATCGGCTATGCCGATTTCGTAACCGATGTAAATGTAGTTGCCGGTAGAACTGTAGAAGTAATGGTTAAACTGACACCGAGCTATGTCGATCTGGAAGATATTGTAGTTGAAGGATTAAGACAGGGCCAGGTAAAAGCTCTTGCGGTTCAGCGCGAAGCGGAAAATATTAAAAACGTAGTATCACGCGAGCAGATGGAAAGTTTTCCCGATGCTAACGTTGCAGAAGTTGTTGCCCGTATTCCCGGTGTTTATATCGGCCGTTCACTCGGTGATGGCAGGTACGCTCTTATCCGCGGAACTGAACCGAGATTGAACTCGGTAACAGTTAACGGCGAAGTGCTTGCTTCAACCAGAAATCAGGAAAGATTTTCCCAGCTCGACATTGTTGGCTCCAACCAGATGTCTTTCATCGAAGTAAATAAAGCAATTACTCCGGAAATGGATGCTAATGCAGTCGGCGGGTCCGTCAATATTATTACCAAGAGTGCTTTCGATTATCCGGGTATGAATCTGAAAGTATTAGCCGGTTCCGGATACACAGACCTTGGTGGAAAACCTTCCTATCATGGTAACTTCACTTTCAGTACCCGCTTCGGCGAAGATAAAAATTTGGGTATTTCGCTTACAGCTAATTACGATTCGAGAGAACGCGGTACGGATAATATGGAATACACCTGGGATCAGAAGCAGGATGCAAATAAGAATAATATTCCTTTCGCACTCGCCGAACTTAATTATATGGACTATATAAACAAAAAAGACCGTTATGGATTAGGCGGAGGTCTTGAATACCGCTTTAGTGATTTCCACAGAATCTATGCAAACATTCTTTGGAATCAGTTCGACGACTGGCAGGAAAGGGGAAGAGTTCGTCTGCGTGTTGACAGCGGAAACTATTTGAATCCTGAAGGTACTCTCACACAGAATTCCAGAATTGCTGCCGAAACAAGAGCTCGCCTTGAACAATTATTCCAGCATCAGTACAGCTTTGGCGGCGAACATAAGCTTGGCGACCTCGATATTAATTATCATGTTGCTCACACTTACGGTGAAGAAAACCATTTCGGCGATATAATCACATCCTATGATTTCTATCAGAGAGTCAATCTTTCACTCGATCTTAAAGAAAAAGATTATCCCAAGTATACTATTACAAATACTAATATCCCGGCAGACGCGCGTCTCGATGCTTCAAAGTATAACTTAAATGCATTCGATTATCGCGATATGCTCAGCACAACAAAATATACTGTCGGCAGAATTAATTTCGAATTACCTTACAATTTCTTTGAGTATCCGGCAAAAGTTAAAGCTGGATTCAAGTACACTACTACTTTCAAAGATAGAAATGACGATAGATATTCCTACAGCTATCTCTTAACACCTGCATTGACTATGGCCAATTTCCTGTCTGACAGGCAGCGGACAGATTTTATGGAGGGTAATTATATATTCGGTCCGCAATCCGATTATAAGAAAATTGAGGATTTCCTTTTACCGGGCAGAAAAGATGCTACCAAGTTTAGAGAAACTCTTAACTGGTATGATTCTGAAGGTGCTACTTACGAATCCAATGAAGACATTCTTGCTTACTTCTTAATGACGGATATTAATTTCGGAAAGCTTTCTGTACTGGGAGGTTTGCGCCATGAATTTACATCACTCGATTACAAAGGCGCTATGCTTGTTTTTGATGCTTCCGGAAATTTCTCGAGTCTTACGCCGACAACTTCACAGCGGGATTATAATAATTTCTTCCCGATGATTCATTTGCGTTACGATCTCTTTGAAATGACCAAACTTCGCGCTTCATTTACAAAATCTATTGCAAGACCGAACTTCTTCGATCTGGCTCCTACTTTCTTCCTTGAGCCAAGAAACAAAAGATATCGTAGCGGTAATCCGGATCTGAGCCCGACTCTTGCAACGAATCTTGATTTTATGGTTGAACATTATTTCAGCGGCATCGGTCTGGCTTCTGCAAGCTTGTTCTACAAGTCTCTTAAAGGAATCATTTATGAGAGCAGAAAAGTTACAACTACCGGTGCTTATATTGGCTATGAAGAGAGAATGCCTGTAAATGGAGGAGATGCCGAGCTTTATGGATTTGAATTCAGCTGGCAGCAGGAATTAACCTTCCTGCCCGGTTTCCTTTCCGGCTTTGGTATCTACTTTAATTATACACATACTTGGGCTGAAGCGGATCTTCAGGGACGTCTTGGATTCCTGCCCGGTCAGGCCGGTGATGTCGGTAATATAGCCCTTAACTATGAAAAAGATAATTTCAAAGCTCGTATAGCCTATGCATTCCAGGCGAAATTCCTCGAAGCTGTTGGAAAGAACACGCTTTTCGACGTGTTTGTTGACGGACACGGTCAGCTTGATTTTTCAGCATCATACAACTTCTGGCAGAATCTCGAAGTCTTCGCTGAAATCAATAATATAACAAATGAACCGGCGAGAAAATATCTTGGAATCGAATCCCGTCCTTACCTTCTTGAATTCTATTCATGGTGGTCAAGAGCAGGAATTAAGTGGAGTTTGTAA